GGGCACTCCACCTGTTCTCGACATCTGGACCGCTCGGCATCCCCGACACCCGGCCCCCTCAGGGGCGTTCGTCATCCCCAGGTATGACACTGCCCCTCGCGGTCAGACCGCAGTCGGCCCTCGGAACCGGAACAGCGGGTGACTACACGGCGGCGTGGGGCCCGGACGATGGGACGAGTCCTTCCCAGAACACAGCCGTCCGACAGGAGTGCCATCCCGTGACCACCGCACCGCTCACCGACCGGGCCACCGCCGTGGCCGCGCGCGCCACGGATCTGTCGAAGATCTACGGACAGGGTGAGACCCGGGTGGTCGCCCTGGACCGGGTCTCCGTCGACTTCCGGCAGGCCGAGTTCACCGCGATCATGGGCCCCTCCGGCTCCGGCAAGTCGACCCTGATGCACTGCGTGGCCGGTCTCGACACCTTCTCCTCCGGGTCGGTGCGCATCGGCGACACCGAGCTCGGCTCCCTGAAGGACAAGCAGCTCACCAAGCTGCGCCGGGACAAGATCGGCTTCATCTTCCAGGCGTTCAACCTGCTGCCGACCCTGACGGCCCTGGAGAACATCACCCTTCCGATGGACATCGCGGGCCGCAAGCCGGACCGGCAGTGGCTGGACTCGGTCATCCGGATGGTCGGTCTGGCGGACCGGCTCGGCCACCGGCCCGCACAGCTGTCGGGCGGTCAGCAGCAGCGCGTCGCCGTGGCGCGGGCGCTGGCCTCCAGGCCCGAGATCATCTTCGGTGACGAGCCCACCGGAAACCTCGACTCGCGCTCCGGCGCCGAGGTGCTGGGCTTCCTGCGCAACTCCGTGCGCGAACTGGGCCAGACGGTGGTGATGGTGACCCACGACCCGGTGGCCGCGGCCTACGCGGACCGGGTGATCTTCCTCGCGGACGGCCGGATCGTCGACGAGATGTACCGGCCGACGGCCGAGTCGGTCCTGGACCGCATGAAGGCGTTCGACGCCAAGAGCCGCACCAGCTGATCACCCGTCAGGACCGACAGGACTGAGAAGAAGAAAACCCATGTTCCGTACCGCCTTGCGCAACGTGCTCGCGCACAAGGCCCGGCTCCTGATGACCGTGCTCGCCGTGATGCTCGGCGTGGCCTTCGTGTCGGGGACCCTGGTCTTCACCAACACCATCTCCGACGCCTACCAGAAGAGCTCCGCCAAGGGCTTCGACCAGGTCGACGTCGCCGTGACAGCGGACTACCAGGACCCCGAGGGCGACCGGGTGGGCAAGGCCCACGACCTGACCCGGGCGGTGCTCGACAGGAGTGAGCGCGTTCCCGGAGCCGCGTCCGCCATCGGCGTCGTACAGGGCTTCACCGCCATCGCCGACAAGGACGGCAAGCTCATCGGCGACGGCTTCCAGTCGCAGGGCGGCAACTACTGGGGCACCAAGGACCCCCGCTACCCGCTGACCAGTGGACACGCCCCCAAGGGCAAGGGCGAGATCCTCATCGACTCCGAGACGGCCGAGCGCGCCGGGTACGAGGTCGGCGACACCGTCCGCATGTCGGTCGACGGGCCGGTCCTGACCCCGAGGATCACCGGCATCTTCACCACCGACGACGGCAATGTCGCGGCCGGCGGCAGCCTCACCCTGTTCGACACGGCGACCGCCCAGCAGCTGTTCGGCAAGGCGGGCGTGTACGACCAGATCGACGTCAAGGCGAAGCCGGGCGTCAGCCAGGCCGCGCTGAAGGCGGAGCTGGACAAGGCGCTGCCCGAGGACACCGTCGCGACCACCACCGGCAAGCAGCTCGCCGACGACCAGGCGGAGTCGATCGCCCGGTCGATGAGCGGCATGCGGACGGCCCTGCTGGTCTTCGCCGGCATCGCCCTGTTCGTCGGCACGTTCATCATCGCCAACACCTTCACCATGCTGGTCGCCCAGCGCACCAGGGAGCTGGCGCTGATGCGGGCGGTCGGCGCCTCACGCCGGCAGGTGACGCGGTCGGTGCTCATCGAGGCGTTCGTGGTCGGCGCGGTCGCCGCCGTGACCGGACTGGTCGCGGGCATCGGCATCGGGGCCGGACTGCGCTCGCTGATGGGCTCGTTCGGCGGGACCGTGCCCGACGGGCCGCTGGTCGTCAAGCCCGCCACGATCGTCGCCGCGCTCGCGGTCGGCATCCTGGTGACCATGCTGGCGGCGTGGCTGCCGGGCCGCCGGGCCGCGAAGATCCCGCCGGTGGCGGCCATGAACAGCGTGCACGCCAAGGCCACGACCAAGTCGCTGGTGCTGCGCAACACGCTGGGCGCCCTGGTCTCGGCCGCGGGCGTCGCGGTGATCCTGGCGGCCACGACGATGGACGGCTCGGACGGCCAGATGCCCATGGGCCTCGGCGCGGTGCTGCTGATCACCGGCGTGTTCATCCTGACCCCGCTGCTGTCCCGCCCCCTGATCGCCGCCGCGGCGCCCGCGCTGCGCGCCTTCGGCATCTCCGGCAAGCTGGCCCGGCAGAACTCGGTGCGCAACCCGCGCCGTACGGCCGCCACCGCCTCCGCGCTGATGATCGGCCTGACCCTGATCACCGGTATGACGGTGATGGCGGGCAGCCTCCAGCAGGCCATCGAGAAGATGGCGTCGTCGTCGATCAAGGCGGACTACGTGGTGTCCATGGCGAACGGCAACGCGCTGTCGCCGGACGTCGAGAAGAAGCTGGAGCAGGCCGACGACGTCACCGCCACCAGCCCGCTGACCAACGCCGCCTCCCGTATCGACGGCGAGACCGAGTACCTGACCGGCGTCAACGGCGCCGCGATCGGCGACCTGGTGGGCCCGAAGGTCGACGACGGCTCCTTCAAGGTCGGCGGCACCCAGGTCGTGGTGGACAGCGAGACCGCCAAGTCCAGGGGCTGGCAGGCCGGTTCCGGCTTCACCGTCTCCTACGAGGACGGCAAGAAGCAGCGGCTGACGGTCGCCGGGACCTACGAGAGCAACGAGTTCCTCCGCGGCATCCTGCTCGACGAGGCGACCCTCGCCCCGCACGTCTCGGACCCGTACGTCATGCAGGTCATGGTGAAGACCGCAGGCGGCGCGTCCGGCGCGGTGCAGGACAAGCTGGAGAAGGCCCTCGGCACCAACCCGGCGATCAAGGTCCAGGACAAGAAGGACATCTCCAACGAGATCGCGCAGATGTTCACGCTGATGCTGAACATGGTCTACGGCCTGCTCGCGATGGCGGTGATCGTGGCGGTCCTCGGGGTCATCAACACCCTGGCGATGTCGGTCTTCGAGCGCTCCCAGGAGATCGGCATGCTCCGGGCGATCGGCCTGGACCGCAAGGGCACCAAGCGGATGGTCCGCCTGGAGTCCCTGGTGATCTCCCTGTTCGGCGGGGTGCTGGGCATCGGACTGGGCGTGTTCTTCGGCTGGGCGGCCGGTGAGCTGCTGGCCACGAAGCTGGCGACCTACGAACTGGTCCTGCCCTGGGCCCGGATGGGTGTCTTCCTGCTGCTGGCCGCGACGGTGGGTGCCCTCGCCGCGCTGTGGCCGGCCCGGCGCGCGGCCCGGCTGAACATGCTGGAGGCGATCAAGGCGGAGTAGCCGGCGCGGCAGGGGCCCCTTTCCCACGGTGGGAAAGGGGCCCCTTCGACGTCTCGGTTCCAGGTCCCGGGCGGAACCCTGCCGCACGCGGCCACGCGGGCAGGGTGTGCGGGTGCCCTTGCGCGGCCCGGAGTTCCGCGTTCAGTTCCAGGTACGGGCGCGCAGCGGCATGCCCGACTCCCCCGATTCGGGGGTCCGCACGGCCAGGATCTGGTTGACGCCGATGCGGTTGCGTTCGAAGGCGAGCGCGGAGGCGGCCATGTACAGACGCCACACGCGGGCCCGGCCGGGGCTGGTGAGCTGGACGGCACGCTGCCAGTCGGCCTCCAGGCGGGCGACCCACTGCCGCAGCGTGAGGCCGTAGTGCTCGCGGATCGACTCGACGTCGCGCACCTCGAATCCGGCGCGCTCCAGCTGGGCGACGGTGACGCCGACGGGCTGGAGCTCGCCGTCGGGGAAGACGTAGGAGTCGATGAACGCGTCGACGTCGTACGCCGTCTCGTCCCGCTGCGGGCGGCGGGCGATCTGGTGGTTGAGGAGCCGCCCGCCGGGCTTCAGCAACCGGTGCAGGTCGGTGGCGTACTCCAGGTACCGCTCGGCACCGACGTGTTCGGCCATGCCGATGGAGGAGATCGCGTCGTAAGGCCCGTCGCGGACGTCGCGGTAGTCCTGGACGCGGATCTCGACCTTGTCGGTGAGGCCCTCGCCGGCGACGCGCTTGCGGGCGTAGGCGGCCTGCTCCTGGGAGAGCGTGACGCCGACGACGCTCACGCCGTGCTCGCGGGCGGCGTGGACGGCCATGGAGCCCCAGCCGCAGCCGACGTCGAGCAGCCGCTGACCGGGGCGCAGGCCGAGCTTGCGGCAGACCAGTTCGAGCTTGTCGTGCTGGGCCTGTTCGAGGGTGCTGTCGGGTCTGGGCCAGTAGGCGCAGGAGTACACCATGGACGGGCCGAGGACGATCTCGTAGAAGTCGTTGCCGACGTCGTAGTGGTGGCTGATGGCGCGTCTGTCGGTGCGCTTGGTGTGCAGGTTGCGGCGGGGCCGGCGGGCCTCCTCGCGGGGCGGGGCGGGCGGCAGCGGGGTCCCGGCGAGCTTGACGAGCCCGCGTACGGCGTCGCGGAACTCGGGGTCGCGCAGGGCCTGGGCGAGGGTGCGGGCGTCCTCGTCGCGCTCCCAGATGTGACCGGCCAGCAGGTCGAGGGTGGTGTAGAGGTCGCCGTCGATGTCGAGATCGCCCGCCACCCAGGCCCGGGCCAGGCCGAGTTCTCCCGGCTTCCACAGCAGGCGGCGCAGGGCTCGGCGGTTGCGTACGACGAGGATCGGCGCGCCCGGCGGGCCCGCCTGTGAACCGTCCCAGGCGCGGATGCGCACGGGTAGTGGTGCTCCCAGCAACTGTGCGAAGAGGCCCTGCAGCCGCGGCGCGGCGTCTGCCATGGTGTACACCTCCGTGACGGGGAATCCCGGAATGTCCGACACCACGTAAACACCTGCGGGGCCTTGGCGCAGTCCCCGGCACGCGTCACGTCTGGCCAAAACCACTACCCCGAAGGAACGCCGCGGGAACGCCGAAGGACCTCCCGCACCACGGATGGCGGGAGGTCCTTCGTCAAGCGGGGGAGCGACCGGAGGTCAGGAGGCCTTGGCCTTCTCCTCGGTCTTCGCCTTGGGGGCCGCGGCGACCGGGGCCGGCTTGGCGGCCTCGTAGAACTCCTCGCGCGGCGTCTCGATGGCGCCGAGCGAGACGACCTCGCGCTTGAGGAACATGCCGAGCGTCCAGTCGGCGAAGACGCGGATCTTGCGGTTCCAGGTCGGCATCGCCATGCCGTGGTAGCCACGGTGCATGTACCAGGCGAGACGGCCCTTGAGCTTGATCTTCATCTTGCCCATGACGATCATCGCGACGCCCTTGTGGAGGCCGAGACCGGCCACCGCTCCCTTGTTGGCGTGGGAGTAGTCCTTCTGCGGGAAGCCCCGCATGCCGGACAGGACGTTGTCACCGAGGACCCGGGCCTGACGCAGCGCGTGCTGCGCGTTCGGCGGGCACCAGGCGTTCTCGTTGCCCGCCTTGCGGCCGGCGAGGTCCGGGACCTGGGCGTTGTCGCCCGCGGCCCAGATGTAGTCGGTGCCCTTGACCTGGAGCGTGGGCTCGCAGTCGACGTGGCCTCGGGGCCCGAGGGGCAGGCCGTAGCGGGTGAGGACCGGGTTGGGCTTGACGCCGGCGGTCCAGACGATCGTGTTGGAGTCGACCTCGAGGCCGTTCTTCAGCACCACGTGGCCGTCGACGCAGGAGTCCATGGAGGTGGACAGGTAGACCTCGACGCCGCGGCCCTCGAGGTGCTCCTTGCCGTACTTGCCGAGCTTGGGACCGACCTCGGGGAGGATCTTGTCGGCGGCGTCGACCAGGATGAAGCGCATGTCCTCACGGGACACGTTCTTGTAGTACTTGGCCGCGTCGCGGGCCATGTCCTCGACCTCGCCGATGGTCTCCGCACCGGCGAAACCGCCGCCCACGAAGACGAAGGTGAGCGCCTTGCGGCGGATCTCCTCGTCGGTGGTGGAGTCGGCCTTGTCGAGCTGCTCGAGGACGTGGTTGCGCAGGCCGATGGCCTCCTCGATGCCCTTCATGCCGATGCCCTGCTCGGCGAGGCCGGGGATCGGGAAGGTGCGGGAGACCGCGCCGAGCGCGACGACCAGGTAGTCGAAGGGCAGCTCGTACGCCTCGCCGACCAGCGGCGCGATCGTTGCGACCTTGCGGTCCTGGTCGATGGTGGTGACCCGGCCGGTGAGGACCTCCGCCTTCGGCAGCACGCGTCGCAGCGGGACGACGACATGGCGCGGGGAGATGTTGCCGGCGGCGGCTTCGGGGAGGAAGGGCTGGTAGGTCATGTACGACCGGGGGTCGACGACCGTGACGGTCGCCTCTCCGTAACGCATCTTCTTGAGGATGCGCCGAGCTGCGTACAGGCCTACGTACCCACCGCCTACTACGAGGATCCTGGGACGCTCCGTGGTGCTCATGCCATCGAGTATCCACCCGCTTCAGGGGGGTGGCTCGTGCGCCCCTTCACAAGCTCCGCCAGTGGGTGTGTTATCCTCCGCGGCCCCCGTGATCCATGTCATGGTGACAACCGGGCTCCTTTGTGCACCCCGGGTCGTTGTCAATGCCGCGTGAGCTGCCTCTCTGGCCCGTCGACCCCCCTGTGAGCGACCCGTCGAACCTTCCTCCGGCGACCCCTCCGGGCACGCCCATACCATGCTTCTGAACATGTTCAAAGGGCCATCAGGCCCCCAGAAGGGTCAACGCGACCCTTCTCGTCGCCCTGGAGTGCCGAATTCCTTGTGAAGAACTTCACGAACTTTTCCGGGGGTCTGGTCCCGAGGGGCGCACGCGCGCCCCTCGGACCCGCTCAAACGTGATCCTTGCCTGCTCAGAAGCGGCCTGGAGCCTGTCCTGAGCGACGGACCAGGCGATGCCGTCGAGGATTTCCCATGAACGCGTCTCCCGTACGAGGCGACGTCCACACCTGGCTGGTGTACACGGAAATGCGTACACTACTTTCATGGCCGATAACACCGTGACCGTCAGGGAAGCACGCGCACACCTCGCGGAACACATCAACCGCGCCGAGGAAGGCACTCCGACCGTTATTACGCGCAACGGCGCCCCAGTAGCCGCGGTCGTGCCGATCACCGACTTCGAAGCGCTGGAGGAGGCGGCCGACGTGATGCTGGCCCGGGAGGCGGAAGCAGTTCTGGCCGACGGCGAGCCCACCGTTTCCATGGCCGAGCTGCTGGCGGACCTGTTCAGCGAGCGCGGTGACGGGGCCGCGTGAAGTACGCCTTCCGGTTCACTACTGCTGCACAGCGGCAGCTTCGGGCCATCAGCCGGCACGATGCCATGCGCATCCTGACCGCGTTGACCGCGCTCGGCGACGATCCGTACCGCGAGGACGCCGATGTCAAGAAGCTCACCGGCCCGTCCGGGCTCTACCGGCTCAGGGTCGGCAGCTACAGGGTCGCCTACCAGATCAACGATGGTGAGCTCGTCATCCTCGTCGTCAAGGTAGGCGACCGGCGGGACGTGTACCGCAACCTGTAGGCGGTCAGGCCAAGGACCAGCCGATGCCGTCGAGGATGTCGTGCTCGCTGACCACGACCTCCTCCGCGCCGATCCGCTCCATGATCGACAGCAGCACGAGGGCCCCCGCCCCGATCACGTCGACCCGGCCCGGGTGCATGGAGGGCACGGCCGCGCGCTCGGCGTGCGTGGAGCGCAGCAGCCACTCGGTGATCTCGCGGACCCGGTCGTGGGAGACACGGGAGTGGTGGATGGCGGCCGAGTCGTACTCGGGCAGCTCCTGGGCGATCGCCGACACGGTCGTCACGGACCCGGCGAGGCCCACCAGCGTGCGGGCCTCGCGCAGCGGAACCGTCTCCTCGGCGAGGTCGAGGGCGGCTTCGATGTCCGCCCGCATCGCGGCGATCTGCTCCTCGGCCGGCGGGTCGGTCACGGCCCCGTCCCTGACCAGGTGCCGCTCGGTCATGCGGACACAGCCGATGTCCACCGAGCGTGCCGCGCGGACCTGGTCGTCGCCGACGACGAACTCGGTCGAGCCGCCGCCGATGTCCACCACGAGGTAGGGCTTCGGAAGGTGGTCGCGCCCGGCGAGCTCCTTGGTGGCGCCGGTGAAGGAGAACTCGGCCTCCTGGTCCCCGGAGATCACCTCGGGCTCGACGCCCAGGATGTCCAGCACCCCGCGCACGAACTCGTCCCGGTTCTCGGCGTCCCGGGAGGCGGAGGTCGCCACGAACCGCAGCCGCTCCGCCCCGTGCTCCTTGATGATCCCGGCGTACTCGCGACAGGCCGCGAAGGTCCGCTGCAGCGCCTCGGGGGCGAGCCGGCCGGTGCGGTCGACGCCCTGCCCGAGCCGCACGATCGTCATACGGCGGTCCAGGTCGACCAGCTCGCCGGTGGCCGGGTCCGCGTCGGCGACGAGGAGCCGGATGGAGTTCGTACCGCAGTCCACGGCGGCGACACGGGTCACTGGGCGTCCTCCTCGGCGGCCGTCACGCACGGGCCCTTGAGCCACCACTCCGGCAG
The genomic region above belongs to Streptomyces coeruleorubidus and contains:
- a CDS encoding ABC transporter ATP-binding protein, which produces MTTAPLTDRATAVAARATDLSKIYGQGETRVVALDRVSVDFRQAEFTAIMGPSGSGKSTLMHCVAGLDTFSSGSVRIGDTELGSLKDKQLTKLRRDKIGFIFQAFNLLPTLTALENITLPMDIAGRKPDRQWLDSVIRMVGLADRLGHRPAQLSGGQQQRVAVARALASRPEIIFGDEPTGNLDSRSGAEVLGFLRNSVRELGQTVVMVTHDPVAAAYADRVIFLADGRIVDEMYRPTAESVLDRMKAFDAKSRTS
- a CDS encoding ABC transporter permease; its protein translation is MFRTALRNVLAHKARLLMTVLAVMLGVAFVSGTLVFTNTISDAYQKSSAKGFDQVDVAVTADYQDPEGDRVGKAHDLTRAVLDRSERVPGAASAIGVVQGFTAIADKDGKLIGDGFQSQGGNYWGTKDPRYPLTSGHAPKGKGEILIDSETAERAGYEVGDTVRMSVDGPVLTPRITGIFTTDDGNVAAGGSLTLFDTATAQQLFGKAGVYDQIDVKAKPGVSQAALKAELDKALPEDTVATTTGKQLADDQAESIARSMSGMRTALLVFAGIALFVGTFIIANTFTMLVAQRTRELALMRAVGASRRQVTRSVLIEAFVVGAVAAVTGLVAGIGIGAGLRSLMGSFGGTVPDGPLVVKPATIVAALAVGILVTMLAAWLPGRRAAKIPPVAAMNSVHAKATTKSLVLRNTLGALVSAAGVAVILAATTMDGSDGQMPMGLGAVLLITGVFILTPLLSRPLIAAAAPALRAFGISGKLARQNSVRNPRRTAATASALMIGLTLITGMTVMAGSLQQAIEKMASSSIKADYVVSMANGNALSPDVEKKLEQADDVTATSPLTNAASRIDGETEYLTGVNGAAIGDLVGPKVDDGSFKVGGTQVVVDSETAKSRGWQAGSGFTVSYEDGKKQRLTVAGTYESNEFLRGILLDEATLAPHVSDPYVMQVMVKTAGGASGAVQDKLEKALGTNPAIKVQDKKDISNEIAQMFTLMLNMVYGLLAMAVIVAVLGVINTLAMSVFERSQEIGMLRAIGLDRKGTKRMVRLESLVISLFGGVLGIGLGVFFGWAAGELLATKLATYELVLPWARMGVFLLLAATVGALAALWPARRAARLNMLEAIKAE
- a CDS encoding SAM-dependent methyltransferase → MADAAPRLQGLFAQLLGAPLPVRIRAWDGSQAGPPGAPILVVRNRRALRRLLWKPGELGLARAWVAGDLDIDGDLYTTLDLLAGHIWERDEDARTLAQALRDPEFRDAVRGLVKLAGTPLPPAPPREEARRPRRNLHTKRTDRRAISHHYDVGNDFYEIVLGPSMVYSCAYWPRPDSTLEQAQHDKLELVCRKLGLRPGQRLLDVGCGWGSMAVHAAREHGVSVVGVTLSQEQAAYARKRVAGEGLTDKVEIRVQDYRDVRDGPYDAISSIGMAEHVGAERYLEYATDLHRLLKPGGRLLNHQIARRPQRDETAYDVDAFIDSYVFPDGELQPVGVTVAQLERAGFEVRDVESIREHYGLTLRQWVARLEADWQRAVQLTSPGRARVWRLYMAASALAFERNRIGVNQILAVRTPESGESGMPLRARTWN
- a CDS encoding NAD(P)/FAD-dependent oxidoreductase, which gives rise to MSTTERPRILVVGGGYVGLYAARRILKKMRYGEATVTVVDPRSYMTYQPFLPEAAAGNISPRHVVVPLRRVLPKAEVLTGRVTTIDQDRKVATIAPLVGEAYELPFDYLVVALGAVSRTFPIPGLAEQGIGMKGIEEAIGLRNHVLEQLDKADSTTDEEIRRKALTFVFVGGGFAGAETIGEVEDMARDAAKYYKNVSREDMRFILVDAADKILPEVGPKLGKYGKEHLEGRGVEVYLSTSMDSCVDGHVVLKNGLEVDSNTIVWTAGVKPNPVLTRYGLPLGPRGHVDCEPTLQVKGTDYIWAAGDNAQVPDLAGRKAGNENAWCPPNAQHALRQARVLGDNVLSGMRGFPQKDYSHANKGAVAGLGLHKGVAMIVMGKMKIKLKGRLAWYMHRGYHGMAMPTWNRKIRVFADWTLGMFLKREVVSLGAIETPREEFYEAAKPAPVAAAPKAKTEEKAKAS
- a CDS encoding type II toxin-antitoxin system Phd/YefM family antitoxin, which gives rise to MADNTVTVREARAHLAEHINRAEEGTPTVITRNGAPVAAVVPITDFEALEEAADVMLAREAEAVLADGEPTVSMAELLADLFSERGDGAA
- a CDS encoding type II toxin-antitoxin system RelE family toxin, whose product is MKYAFRFTTAAQRQLRAISRHDAMRILTALTALGDDPYREDADVKKLTGPSGLYRLRVGSYRVAYQINDGELVILVVKVGDRRDVYRNL
- a CDS encoding Ppx/GppA phosphatase family protein, with the protein product MTRVAAVDCGTNSIRLLVADADPATGELVDLDRRMTIVRLGQGVDRTGRLAPEALQRTFAACREYAGIIKEHGAERLRFVATSASRDAENRDEFVRGVLDILGVEPEVISGDQEAEFSFTGATKELAGRDHLPKPYLVVDIGGGSTEFVVGDDQVRAARSVDIGCVRMTERHLVRDGAVTDPPAEEQIAAMRADIEAALDLAEETVPLREARTLVGLAGSVTTVSAIAQELPEYDSAAIHHSRVSHDRVREITEWLLRSTHAERAAVPSMHPGRVDVIGAGALVLLSIMERIGAEEVVVSEHDILDGIGWSLA